A window from Rhinolophus sinicus isolate RSC01 linkage group LG01, ASM3656204v1, whole genome shotgun sequence encodes these proteins:
- the NMUR1 gene encoding neuromedin-U receptor 1: MAPLCLNCSIFPEDVSPRGARSPVPCNVSMAWGLKFDPEDLNLTDQELRLKYLGPQQTELFVPICVTYLLIFVVGTVGNGLTCTVILHHRVMRTPTNYYLFSLAVSDLLVLLVGLPLELYEMWCNYPFLLGTGGCYFRTLLFETVCLASVLNVTALSMERYMAVVHPLQARSVVTRAHVRRVLGVIWGLAVLCSLPNTSLHGIWQLDVPCRGTVPDSAVCRLVYPLALYNLVMQITTLLFFCLPMAIISVLYLLIGLQLRHERLLMLRHGPSDRRRLQRLKDRGRTQVTKMLFVLVLVFGICWAPFHIDRLMWSFVSEWTKGLDLAFQYVHVVSGVFFYLSSAVNPVLYSLMSSRFRETFWEALCLGTRCRRHRPCRTSHTLSRVATGSSTLCDMVPLGSRAHPLAENGGSDRQQETDPS; this comes from the exons ATG GCTCCTCTCTGCCTCAATTGTTCCATCTTCCCTGAAGATGTGTCACCGAGGGGAGCAAGGAGCCCAGTGCCCTGCAATGTCAGTATGGCCTGGGGGCTAAAGTTTGACCCTGAAGACTTGAACCTGACTGACCAGGAGCTGAGACTCAAGTACCTGGGGCCCCAGCAGACAGAGCTGTTTGTGCCCATCTGTGTCACATACCTGCTGATCTTCGTGGTGGGCACTGTGGGCAATGGGCTGACCTGCACGGTCATCCTGCACCACAGGGTCATGCGCACGCCCACCAACTACTACCTCTTCAGCCTGGCTGTGTCAGACctgctggtgctgctggtggGGCTGCCACTGGAGCTCTATGAGATGTGGTGCAACTACCCCTTCTTGCTGGGCACAGGGGGCTGCTACTTCCGCACGCTGCTCTTTGAGACAGTTTGCCTGGCCTCTGTGCTCAATGTCACCGCCCTGAGCATGGAGCGCTACATGGCCGTGGTGCACCCACTGCAGGCCAGGTCTGTGGTGACTCGGGCCCATGTGCGACGAGTGCTCGGGGTCATCTGGGGCCTTGCTGtgctctgctctctgcccaaCACCAGCCTGCATGGCATCTGGCAGCTGGATGTGCCCTGCCGGGGTACGGTGCCCGACTCGGCTGTGTGTAGGCTGGTCTACCCACTGGCCCTCTACAACTTGGTCATGCAGATCACCACTCTGCTCTTCTTCTGCCTGCCCATGGCCATCATCAGCGTGCTTTACCTGCTCATTGGGCTGCAGCTGCGTCATGAGAGGCTGCTGATGCTCAGGCACGGGCCCAGCGACAGACGCAGGCTCCAGCGGCTGAAGGATCGGGGTCGGACGCAGGTGACCAAGATGCTGT TTGTGCTCGTCCTGGTGTTTGGCATCTGCTGGGCCCCGTTTCACATCGACCGCCTCATGTGGAGTTTCGTGTCCGAATGGACCAAGGGCCTGGACCTGGCCTTCCAGTACGTGCACGTTGTCTCCGGCGTCTTCTTCTATCTCAGCTCGGCCGTCAATCCTGTGCTCTACAGCCTCATGTCCAGCCGCTTCCGGGAAACCTTCTGGGAAGCCCTGTGCTTAGGGACCAGATGCCGTCGCCACAGACCCTGCCGCACCTCCCACACCCTCAGCAGGGTGGCAACAGGCAGCAGCACCCTGTGTGACATGGTCCCCCTGGGCAGCAGGGCTCACCCTCTGGCTGAGAATGGTGGCTCAGACAGGCAGCAAGAGACTGACCCCTCCTGA